One stretch of Comamonas testosteroni DNA includes these proteins:
- a CDS encoding phosphatase PAP2 family protein, whose amino-acid sequence MSMPPNEFRLLGNAPPSNAPFAPRFLITHLALPAGAALIISSLLMDGGGDFWVADHLYRLQGSRWALRDAWLTNNLLHRGGKNLSTLLAIAVAATCIWAWRKKRSNKCAAYLRWPLLYLFCAYLIGALTVSALKSFTNMDCPWNLVRYGGARVFVGLFETRPLGMPRGVCFPAGHASAGYAWVSLYFFTLMVRPAWRWMALAAGLMIGAIFGWTQQVRGAHFLSHDLWTLLICWVVALGLFMVWQRWFVGGSGDVHSSGFQA is encoded by the coding sequence ATGTCGATGCCCCCCAATGAATTTCGACTACTGGGCAACGCCCCACCATCCAACGCACCATTCGCACCTCGATTCTTAATCACTCATCTAGCGCTACCAGCGGGTGCGGCGCTGATCATAAGCAGTCTATTGATGGATGGCGGTGGGGACTTCTGGGTCGCCGATCATCTCTATCGCTTGCAGGGCAGCCGATGGGCTTTGCGAGATGCCTGGCTAACCAACAATCTGCTGCATCGGGGAGGAAAGAATCTTTCCACCTTGCTGGCAATTGCGGTTGCAGCAACGTGCATCTGGGCTTGGAGAAAAAAACGTAGCAACAAATGCGCGGCATACCTACGCTGGCCGCTACTGTATCTTTTTTGTGCGTACTTGATAGGGGCACTGACGGTTTCGGCACTGAAATCGTTCACTAACATGGATTGCCCTTGGAACTTGGTGCGCTATGGCGGAGCGCGAGTGTTTGTGGGCCTGTTTGAAACACGCCCGCTCGGTATGCCCCGCGGTGTGTGCTTTCCCGCAGGGCATGCAAGTGCCGGATATGCATGGGTCAGCCTCTATTTCTTTACCTTGATGGTTCGTCCTGCCTGGCGTTGGATGGCCTTGGCCGCAGGTTTGATGATAGGTGCCATCTTTGGATGGACCCAGCAGGTGCGCGGAGCCCATTTCCTTTCTCATGACTTGTGGACACTCCTGATTTGTTGGGTCGTTGCCTTGGGTCTTTTCATGGTCTGGCAACGCTGGTTTGTTGGTGGCTCAGGCGATGTCCATTCATCGGGGTTCCAAGCATGA
- a CDS encoding DUF3240 family protein translates to MNGLKEAQLVRLNLVFPPTLEDAVTDALMADPVLPGFTLLHAEGHTGDFARASIREKVRGRVDRRVIWVLIEPERLEQVLAHLRQRIASSDVRWWVEPVLASGRLV, encoded by the coding sequence ATGAACGGATTGAAAGAAGCGCAACTGGTGCGCCTGAATCTGGTGTTTCCACCCACGCTCGAAGACGCCGTCACCGATGCCCTGATGGCCGACCCGGTGCTGCCAGGGTTCACCCTGTTGCACGCAGAAGGGCATACCGGCGACTTCGCGCGCGCGTCCATTCGCGAGAAGGTTCGCGGCCGTGTGGATCGGCGTGTCATCTGGGTGTTGATCGAACCCGAACGGCTGGAACAGGTTCTGGCGCATCTGCGCCAGCGCATCGCATCGAGCGACGTGCGCTGGTGGGTGGAGCCGGTGTTGGCAAGTGGAAGACTGGTATGA
- a CDS encoding TolC family protein, whose protein sequence is MTNKNKGCSLVLPTGAVMVAIAALTFHPAQARADDLSWLPAQAQVETAMKTQPVVNAAAARLNAAAATQSALEAGSHEFELSSGLQRRNVTNEARRYNEWEIQLSRAVRLPNKARLDRDIGSSTRRVADMRLEDAEHQMARRLLEVWAGWLRSFVVADEMQAQEKLLIREQEAMARRVALGDAARRDSDVLQAELAMLAAQVSAARDAERAARQTVVIEFPGIEIPARPSTLPDPAPLPGGSQDWLARIVRQSVEIGIADGEAARLAKVAERAHANRTPDPTVGVRMMSERGGAERVIGVVLTVPFGTDYRSAMAATESANAAAAEAEALGVRRAVEQSAWVAAQAVDSKRTQWQSFAQALAAQTTASNHTRRAWELGEAALAEYLLTLRNLRQTRLAEAQARVDALQASALVRIDAHALWHSKEAHVDAPQ, encoded by the coding sequence ATGACGAATAAAAACAAAGGATGCAGCCTGGTACTACCGACTGGTGCCGTCATGGTGGCCATCGCGGCTTTGACATTCCATCCCGCGCAAGCGCGTGCCGATGATCTCTCCTGGCTGCCTGCGCAGGCGCAAGTCGAAACGGCGATGAAAACCCAGCCGGTCGTGAATGCCGCAGCCGCTCGCTTGAACGCGGCGGCTGCCACGCAAAGCGCCCTTGAAGCCGGTAGTCACGAATTTGAACTCAGCAGCGGCCTACAACGCCGCAACGTGACCAACGAAGCGCGCCGCTACAACGAATGGGAAATCCAGCTCAGCCGTGCTGTTCGCCTGCCGAACAAGGCGCGTCTGGATCGGGACATCGGCAGCAGCACCCGCAGGGTGGCCGACATGCGCCTTGAAGATGCCGAGCACCAAATGGCAAGGCGACTGTTGGAAGTCTGGGCCGGATGGCTGCGCAGTTTCGTCGTAGCCGACGAGATGCAAGCGCAGGAAAAGTTGCTTATTCGTGAGCAGGAAGCAATGGCCCGGCGCGTGGCCCTGGGCGATGCCGCGCGGCGGGACAGCGACGTTCTGCAAGCCGAGCTTGCAATGCTTGCAGCCCAGGTCAGCGCTGCGCGCGACGCAGAACGGGCAGCGCGTCAAACGGTGGTGATCGAATTCCCCGGCATTGAGATTCCCGCCCGGCCATCCACGCTGCCAGATCCCGCTCCCTTACCAGGAGGCTCACAGGACTGGCTGGCGCGTATCGTGCGGCAGAGCGTCGAAATCGGCATTGCAGATGGAGAGGCGGCCCGTCTTGCCAAGGTGGCTGAGCGCGCCCACGCCAACCGCACGCCCGACCCCACAGTCGGGGTACGCATGATGTCTGAACGCGGCGGGGCGGAACGTGTCATTGGCGTTGTCCTGACGGTGCCATTTGGCACAGACTATCGCAGTGCAATGGCTGCCACGGAAAGCGCCAACGCGGCGGCCGCAGAGGCGGAGGCGCTCGGCGTGCGGCGCGCGGTGGAGCAAAGTGCGTGGGTCGCCGCGCAGGCTGTTGACAGCAAGCGCACGCAGTGGCAGTCATTCGCGCAGGCGCTGGCCGCGCAGACCACGGCCAGCAACCACACGCGGCGGGCTTGGGAACTGGGAGAGGCCGCCTTGGCCGAATACCTCTTGACGTTGCGCAACCTGCGCCAGACACGACTCGCCGAGGCACAGGCTCGCGTCGATGCGCTGCAAGCGTCAGCACTGGTGCGTATCGATGCGCATGCGCTGTGGCATTCGAAGGAGGCACATGTCGATGCCCCCCAATGA